The proteins below come from a single Crossiella sp. CA-258035 genomic window:
- a CDS encoding serine hydrolase domain-containing protein: MPEFTGPDRPELQKAIEEAVGLGFAGVQLRVHDERGEWVGSAGVRELGETAKPPTDGLFRIGSNTKTFTATAVLQLVAEGKLGLDAPVAGYLPQLPLDPRITVRMMLAHTSGLFSYTGEFFPDGTVVPGIPFEGKEWVEKRFHTYQLEELVRLGLAKPARFEPGTDWSYSNTNYALARLLVEQVTGCSYAEELDRRILRPLGLRGTVVPGDSPEIPGPHAHGYIRYEDAGEWKVLDVARQNPSWCPGAGDMISTTQDLHTFFSALMGGRLLPAPLLAEMRETHPVSGFGLGVRAQEGPDGGTLYFHNGGTQGYGALMYGTPDGGKTLTASVTTGDTEVDMAKAFQQAMDRLVNEVFGGQAG, from the coding sequence ATGCCTGAATTCACCGGACCGGACCGCCCAGAGCTGCAGAAGGCCATCGAAGAAGCGGTCGGCCTGGGCTTCGCCGGAGTGCAGCTGCGGGTGCACGACGAGCGGGGCGAATGGGTCGGCAGCGCCGGGGTGCGCGAGCTGGGCGAGACCGCGAAGCCGCCGACGGACGGACTGTTCCGGATCGGCAGCAACACCAAGACCTTCACCGCCACCGCGGTCCTGCAGCTGGTGGCCGAGGGCAAGCTCGGGCTGGACGCCCCGGTCGCCGGCTACCTCCCGCAGCTGCCGCTGGACCCGCGGATCACGGTGCGGATGATGCTGGCGCACACCAGCGGACTGTTCAGCTACACCGGCGAGTTCTTCCCGGACGGGACGGTTGTGCCGGGAATTCCCTTCGAGGGCAAGGAATGGGTGGAGAAGCGGTTCCACACCTACCAGCTGGAGGAGCTGGTGCGGCTGGGCCTGGCCAAGCCCGCGCGGTTCGAGCCGGGCACCGACTGGAGCTACTCCAACACCAACTACGCGCTGGCCAGGCTGCTGGTCGAGCAGGTCACCGGCTGTTCCTACGCCGAGGAGCTGGACCGGCGGATCCTGCGGCCGCTCGGACTGCGCGGCACCGTGGTGCCCGGCGACTCGCCGGAGATCCCGGGGCCGCACGCGCACGGCTACATCCGTTACGAGGACGCGGGCGAGTGGAAGGTGCTCGACGTCGCCCGGCAGAACCCGTCCTGGTGCCCCGGCGCCGGTGACATGATCTCCACCACCCAGGACCTGCACACGTTCTTCTCCGCGCTGATGGGCGGCAGGCTGCTGCCCGCCCCGCTGCTGGCCGAGATGCGCGAGACGCACCCGGTCTCCGGCTTCGGCCTGGGCGTGCGCGCGCAGGAAGGTCCGGACGGCGGCACCCTCTACTTCCACAACGGTGGCACCCAGGGCTACGGCGCGCTGATGTACGGCACCCCCGACGGCGGCAAGACCCTGACCGCCTCGGTGACCACCGGGGACACCGAGGTCGACATGGCCAAGGCCTTCCAGCAGGCGATGGACCGGCTGGTGAACGAGGTGTTCGGCGGGCAGGCCGGCTAG
- the dnaB gene encoding replicative DNA helicase: MAVVDDRDFRGGDSSGGFERQPPQDLAAEQSVLGGMLLSKDAIADVVEVVRPNDFYRPAHQSVYECILDLYTRGEPADAITVSAELERRGELLRVGGAPYMHTLIATVPTAANAGYYAEIVAEKAVLRRLIEAGTKIVQLGHHGAEGSDVTEVVDRAQAAIYEVTERRTTEDYVALEDLLQPTMDEIDAIASRGGNALGVPTGFMDLDALTNGLHPGQMIIVAARPGVGKSTLGLDFARSCSIKHGMSSVIFSLEMSKTEIVMRMLSAEARIRLADMRGGRMTDDDWTRLARRMSEISEAPLFIDDSPNMTMMEIRAKARRLKQRHDLKLIVLDYMQLMTSGKKVESRQQEVSEFSRNLKLLAKELEVPLVAMSQLNRGPEQRTDKRPMLSDLRESGSLEQDADMVMLIHRPDAWERDDPRAGEADLIIAKHRAGPTATIVVAHQLHYSRFTDLAQG, encoded by the coding sequence GTGGCCGTGGTGGACGACCGTGACTTCAGGGGCGGCGACTCCTCCGGCGGCTTCGAGCGGCAACCACCGCAGGACCTCGCGGCCGAGCAGTCGGTGCTGGGCGGCATGCTGCTGTCCAAGGACGCCATCGCCGACGTGGTCGAGGTGGTCCGCCCGAACGACTTCTACCGGCCCGCGCACCAGTCGGTCTACGAGTGCATCCTCGACCTCTACACCAGGGGCGAGCCCGCCGACGCGATCACCGTCTCGGCCGAGCTGGAGCGCAGGGGCGAGCTGCTGCGGGTCGGCGGCGCGCCGTACATGCACACCCTGATCGCCACCGTGCCCACCGCGGCCAACGCGGGCTACTACGCCGAGATCGTGGCGGAGAAGGCGGTGCTGCGGCGGCTGATCGAGGCCGGCACCAAGATCGTCCAGCTGGGCCACCACGGAGCGGAGGGCTCCGACGTGACCGAGGTGGTGGACCGGGCCCAGGCGGCCATCTACGAGGTCACCGAGCGGCGCACCACCGAGGACTACGTGGCGCTGGAGGACCTGCTCCAGCCGACCATGGACGAGATCGACGCGATCGCCAGCCGCGGCGGCAACGCGCTGGGCGTGCCCACCGGCTTCATGGACCTGGACGCGCTGACCAACGGCCTGCACCCGGGCCAGATGATCATCGTCGCGGCCCGTCCCGGCGTCGGCAAGTCCACCCTCGGCCTGGACTTCGCCCGCTCCTGCTCGATCAAGCACGGCATGTCCAGCGTCATCTTCTCGCTGGAAATGAGCAAGACCGAGATCGTCATGCGCATGCTCTCCGCCGAGGCCAGGATCCGGCTGGCGGACATGCGCGGTGGCCGGATGACCGACGACGACTGGACCCGGCTGGCCAGGCGGATGAGCGAGATCAGCGAGGCGCCGCTGTTCATCGACGACTCGCCGAACATGACCATGATGGAGATCAGGGCCAAGGCCAGGCGGCTCAAGCAGCGGCACGACCTCAAGCTGATCGTGCTGGACTACATGCAGCTGATGACCTCCGGCAAGAAGGTCGAGTCCCGGCAGCAGGAAGTCTCCGAGTTCTCCCGAAACCTCAAGCTGCTGGCCAAGGAGCTGGAGGTGCCGCTGGTCGCGATGAGCCAGCTGAACCGAGGCCCGGAACAGCGCACCGACAAGCGCCCGATGCTCTCCGACCTCCGCGAGTCCGGCTCCCTGGAGCAGGACGCCGACATGGTGATGCTGATCCACCGCCCGGACGCCTGGGAACGCGACGACCCGCGTGCGGGCGAGGCCGACCTGATCATCGCCAAGCACCGAGCGGGCCCCACCGCGACCATCGTGGTCGCCCACCAGCTGCACTACAGCCGCTTCACCGACCTGGCCCAGGGCTGA
- a CDS encoding single-stranded DNA-binding protein, translating into MAGETVITVVGNLTADPELRFTQSGAAVASFTIASTPRTLDRASGEWKDGEALFLRCSIWRQAAENVAESLTRGMRVVAQGRLRQRSFDTKEGEKRTVIELEVDEIGPSLRYATAKVNRASRGGGGGGGGGGYGSSGGSSAPADDPWGSAPPASSGGGGGFNDEPPF; encoded by the coding sequence ATGGCTGGTGAGACGGTAATCACGGTGGTCGGGAACCTGACCGCCGATCCGGAACTGCGCTTCACCCAGTCCGGCGCGGCCGTGGCGAGCTTCACCATCGCCTCCACGCCCCGCACGCTCGACCGCGCCAGCGGCGAGTGGAAGGACGGCGAAGCGCTGTTCCTGCGGTGCAGCATCTGGCGCCAGGCGGCGGAGAACGTCGCCGAGTCCCTGACCCGCGGTATGCGCGTGGTCGCCCAGGGACGCCTGCGCCAGCGCTCCTTCGACACGAAGGAAGGCGAGAAGCGCACCGTCATCGAGCTGGAGGTCGACGAGATCGGCCCCTCGCTGCGCTACGCCACGGCCAAGGTCAACCGCGCCAGTCGCGGTGGCGGCGGTGGTGGCGGCGGCGGTGGGTACGGCTCCTCCGGCGGCAGCAGCGCGCCCGCGGACGACCCGTGGGGCTCCGCGCCGCCTGCCAGCTCCGGTGGCGGTGGCGGCTTCAACGACGAGCCGCCGTTCTGA
- a CDS encoding dihydrofolate reductase family protein, translated as MRKLVYGMNVTLDGYIAAPGDDISWGGPPSDELFQWWLDRERAIALTLYGRKLWQTMSSYWPTGDQQPGATPAEIEYAWNWRDTPKVVFSATIDKVDWNTRLVTGDAVAEISRLKAGDGGPMGIAGATLAGAAMRAGLIDEYVLATYPVMVGGGTPFWTPLDSRLNLNLLETRTFPGGVVLTRYETRR; from the coding sequence ATGCGGAAACTGGTCTATGGCATGAACGTGACCCTGGACGGCTACATCGCCGCGCCCGGCGACGACATCAGCTGGGGCGGGCCGCCGAGCGACGAGCTGTTCCAGTGGTGGCTCGACCGGGAGCGGGCGATCGCCCTGACGCTGTACGGGCGCAAGCTGTGGCAGACGATGAGCTCCTACTGGCCGACCGGCGACCAGCAACCCGGCGCCACCCCGGCGGAGATCGAGTACGCGTGGAACTGGCGGGACACGCCGAAGGTGGTGTTCTCCGCCACGATCGACAAGGTCGACTGGAACACCCGCCTGGTCACCGGCGACGCGGTCGCCGAGATCAGCAGGCTCAAGGCAGGGGACGGCGGCCCGATGGGCATCGCCGGCGCGACACTGGCCGGGGCCGCCATGCGGGCCGGGCTGATCGACGAGTACGTGCTGGCCACCTACCCGGTCATGGTGGGCGGCGGCACGCCGTTCTGGACCCCGCTGGACAGCCGGCTGAACCTGAACCTGCTGGAGACGCGGACCTTTCCCGGCGGCGTGGTCCTGACCAGGTACGAGACGAGGCGCTGA
- the rplI gene encoding 50S ribosomal protein L9: MKLILTADVTGLGGPGDIVEVKDGYGRNFLLPRGLAIVATKGAEKQVQTIRRAQEGRKIRDLDHAKEVKATLDGLGSVQLTGRAAAGGGKLFGSVTTADIVAAIKAAGGPALDKRSVETSGHIKTTGKHTVAVRLHPEVTANVNLVVAAG, translated from the coding sequence ATGAAGCTCATTCTCACCGCTGACGTGACCGGCCTCGGTGGTCCTGGTGACATCGTCGAGGTGAAGGACGGCTACGGCCGCAACTTCCTGCTCCCCCGCGGCCTGGCCATCGTGGCCACCAAGGGCGCGGAGAAGCAGGTGCAGACCATCCGCAGGGCGCAGGAGGGTCGCAAGATCCGCGACCTGGACCACGCCAAGGAGGTCAAGGCCACGCTCGACGGCCTGGGCTCCGTGCAGCTGACCGGCCGCGCCGCGGCCGGTGGCGGCAAGCTGTTCGGCTCGGTCACCACCGCGGACATCGTGGCCGCGATCAAGGCCGCTGGTGGGCCGGCGCTGGACAAGCGCTCGGTCGAGACCTCCGGCCACATCAAGACCACCGGCAAGCACACCGTCGCGGTGCGCCTGCACCCGGAGGTCACCGCCAACGTCAACCTCGTGGTTGCCGCAGGCTGA
- the rpsR gene encoding 30S ribosomal protein S18 has protein sequence MAKPPVRKPKKKVCAFCKDKTAHLIDYKDTALLRKFISDRGKIRARRVTGNCSQHQRDVAIAVKNSREMALLPYTSTAR, from the coding sequence ATGGCTAAGCCGCCTGTGCGCAAGCCGAAGAAGAAGGTCTGCGCGTTCTGCAAGGACAAGACCGCGCACCTGATCGACTACAAGGACACCGCGCTGCTCCGGAAGTTCATCTCCGACCGCGGCAAGATCCGTGCCCGCCGGGTCACCGGCAACTGCTCCCAGCACCAGCGGGACGTCGCCATCGCGGTGAAGAACTCGCGCGAGATGGCGCTGCTGCCCTACACCTCGACCGCTCGCTGA
- a CDS encoding alcohol dehydrogenase catalytic domain-containing protein, with product MRAVRNTDQGIVVAETEEPAGPGIRLAVASIGICGTDVNFALGGVQGYTYGHEFAGTTADGQSYAVEPTVYCGECDQCRAGHVQRCDAPEHGTLGIFRDGGMCEAVTVPEQMLIRLPPGLDVRDACLVEPASVAGHGVRSAALEPGERVAVVGGGSIGLLAAATARQHGFEVDLEARHEHQRTAAERLGAGSVTGGYDVVIDAAGSEAGLARCAELARPGGRVVLLGVYQHTVPVPGIASLVKELTYLNSIAYSRHDGIRDTEQAAALLAANPEIAQTVITHRFPLDEAAEAFRVAGDRASGAIKVVLHP from the coding sequence ATGCGCGCCGTACGAAACACCGATCAGGGCATCGTCGTGGCCGAGACCGAGGAGCCGGCAGGTCCGGGGATCCGCCTCGCCGTCGCCTCGATCGGCATCTGCGGGACCGACGTCAACTTCGCCCTGGGCGGCGTGCAGGGCTACACCTACGGCCACGAGTTCGCCGGCACCACCGCCGACGGCCAGTCCTACGCCGTCGAGCCCACCGTCTACTGCGGCGAGTGCGACCAGTGCCGCGCCGGCCACGTCCAGCGGTGCGACGCCCCCGAGCACGGCACGCTCGGCATCTTCCGGGACGGCGGCATGTGCGAGGCCGTGACCGTTCCCGAGCAGATGCTCATCCGGCTGCCACCGGGCTTGGACGTGCGGGACGCCTGCCTGGTGGAGCCCGCGTCGGTGGCCGGGCACGGTGTCCGCAGCGCGGCGCTGGAGCCGGGGGAGCGGGTGGCGGTCGTGGGCGGCGGCAGCATCGGGTTGCTGGCCGCGGCAACGGCCCGGCAGCACGGCTTCGAGGTCGATCTCGAGGCGCGCCACGAGCACCAGCGGACGGCCGCGGAACGCCTGGGCGCGGGCTCGGTGACCGGCGGCTACGACGTGGTGATCGACGCCGCGGGCTCTGAGGCCGGTCTCGCCCGGTGCGCCGAGCTCGCCCGCCCCGGCGGCCGGGTCGTGCTGCTGGGCGTGTACCAGCACACCGTGCCCGTCCCGGGCATCGCCAGCCTGGTCAAGGAGCTGACCTACCTCAACTCCATCGCCTACAGCAGGCACGACGGCATCCGCGACACCGAACAGGCCGCGGCCCTGCTCGCCGCCAACCCCGAGATCGCGCAGACGGTGATCACCCACCGCTTCCCCCTCGACGAGGCAGCCGAGGCCTTCCGGGTGGCGGGCGACCGGGCCTCTGGAGCCATCAAGGTCGTCCTGCACCCCTGA
- a CDS encoding TetR/AcrR family transcriptional regulator, which yields MDEPSRTAEAPRPGTAAWWLARESEPARQRRRRSLTLEGILDASMALLDDRGAAALTMRNVAEALGCTQASLYRHVRNREELVTLLIDRAISVASTPPPEDADWAEQAAWSARLFREHLRRHPGVASLLRGTERLGPNSLAGMQYGLALFIGAGLRPGLASAAASALATFVIGSVHFNLGLDRQDPEERRHRRELFRSRDAAACPLLVQHAEVLAEVGSDEEFEVGLTALLTGFRALIEHADHA from the coding sequence GTGGACGAACCGAGCAGGACCGCCGAGGCGCCGCGACCGGGAACGGCCGCCTGGTGGCTGGCCAGGGAGAGCGAACCCGCGCGGCAGCGGCGGCGGCGGTCACTGACCCTCGAGGGCATCCTCGACGCGTCCATGGCCCTGCTCGACGATCGCGGGGCCGCCGCGCTGACCATGCGCAACGTGGCCGAGGCGCTCGGCTGCACGCAGGCCTCGCTCTACCGGCACGTGCGCAACCGGGAAGAGCTGGTGACCCTGCTGATCGACCGGGCGATCAGCGTGGCCAGCACGCCGCCGCCCGAGGACGCGGACTGGGCCGAGCAGGCGGCGTGGTCGGCCCGCCTGTTCCGCGAGCACCTGCGCAGGCATCCCGGCGTGGCCTCCCTGCTGCGCGGGACCGAGCGGCTCGGCCCCAACTCACTGGCCGGGATGCAGTACGGCCTGGCCCTGTTCATCGGCGCGGGCCTGCGCCCCGGACTCGCCTCCGCCGCCGCCTCGGCGCTGGCCACCTTCGTCATCGGCTCGGTGCACTTCAACCTCGGACTCGACCGGCAGGACCCGGAGGAGAGGCGTCACCGGCGAGAGCTGTTCCGCTCCCGGGACGCCGCGGCCTGCCCGCTGCTCGTCCAGCACGCCGAGGTCCTCGCCGAGGTCGGCAGCGACGAGGAGTTCGAGGTCGGCCTCACCGCGCTGCTGACCGGGTTCCGCGCCCTGATCGAGCACGCGGACCACGCCTAG
- a CDS encoding SGNH/GDSL hydrolase family protein produces the protein MVSNGKRWLVALGVVALLSSGGQAVGEQQAPAPPGNWVGTWAAAPSAAVPNTESGYPNYSIRNIVHTSIGGAQVRIRLSNAFGRAPVLFGQVTVALAAGADTPNAVPGTMRTLTFGGEREITAPPFADVLSDPVALTVPPDANLLVTTFTPNPSGPVTYHSLTMQNSYFTRNGNHAAAESGSAFTEQTRQWHYVSGVDVRAPGVRGSVVALGDSITDGANSTWGANLRWPDQLADRMKAGPAHLRLGVLNAGISGNRLLLDGGSSGVNALARLDRDVLAATGARTVIVFEGINDIQQTPHQTDPNRIIAALKQIAQRAKDRGLRVLGATITPFKGWYSYSEQLEATRQAVNRYIRNNTDYDGLIDFDATIRDPQDPQRIKPEYDQGDHLHPGDAGFKAMANAVNLSSL, from the coding sequence ATGGTGTCGAACGGTAAGCGCTGGCTGGTCGCGCTGGGAGTGGTCGCGTTGCTGTCCTCGGGCGGCCAGGCCGTCGGTGAGCAGCAGGCGCCCGCGCCACCGGGCAACTGGGTCGGCACCTGGGCGGCCGCACCCTCGGCCGCGGTGCCCAACACCGAGTCCGGCTACCCCAACTACTCGATCCGCAACATCGTGCACACCAGCATCGGCGGCGCCCAGGTCCGGATCCGGCTGTCCAACGCCTTCGGCCGCGCGCCGGTGCTGTTCGGGCAGGTCACGGTCGCGCTGGCGGCGGGCGCGGACACCCCGAACGCGGTGCCCGGCACCATGCGCACGCTGACCTTCGGCGGCGAGCGGGAGATCACCGCGCCGCCGTTCGCTGACGTGCTCAGCGACCCGGTCGCGCTGACCGTGCCGCCGGATGCCAACCTGCTGGTCACCACCTTCACCCCGAACCCCTCCGGCCCGGTCACCTACCACTCGCTGACCATGCAGAACTCCTACTTCACCCGCAACGGCAACCACGCCGCCGCGGAGTCGGGGTCGGCGTTCACCGAGCAGACCCGGCAGTGGCACTACGTCTCCGGCGTGGACGTGCGCGCGCCGGGCGTGCGCGGCAGCGTGGTGGCCCTGGGCGACTCGATCACCGACGGCGCGAACTCCACCTGGGGCGCCAACCTGCGCTGGCCGGACCAGCTCGCGGACCGGATGAAGGCCGGTCCCGCGCACCTGCGGCTGGGCGTGCTCAATGCCGGGATCAGCGGCAACCGGCTGCTGCTGGACGGCGGCAGCTCCGGGGTGAACGCGCTGGCCAGGCTGGACCGGGACGTGCTGGCCGCCACCGGCGCCCGCACGGTGATCGTGTTCGAGGGCATCAACGACATCCAGCAGACGCCGCACCAGACCGACCCGAACCGGATCATCGCCGCGCTCAAGCAGATCGCGCAGCGGGCCAAGGACCGTGGGCTGCGGGTGCTCGGCGCGACCATCACCCCGTTCAAGGGCTGGTACTCCTACAGCGAACAGCTGGAGGCCACCCGGCAGGCGGTCAACCGCTACATCCGCAACAACACCGACTACGACGGCCTGATCGACTTCGACGCCACCATCCGGGACCCGCAGGACCCGCAGCGGATCAAGCCCGAGTACGACCAGGGCGACCACCTGCACCCCGGCGACGCCGGGTTCAAGGCGATGGCGAACGCGGTCAACCTGTCATCGCTGTAG
- the rpsF gene encoding 30S ribosomal protein S6, with amino-acid sequence MRHYELMVILDPNVDERTVAPTLDTFLNVIRTSGGNVEKVDVWGKRRLSFEINKSPEGIYAVIDINSTPDAVKELDRQLGLQDTVLRTKVLRRDPAKFAKAAAKAAAKASKGPKA; translated from the coding sequence GTGCGTCACTATGAACTGATGGTCATCCTGGACCCCAACGTGGATGAGCGCACCGTCGCTCCCACGCTGGACACTTTCCTCAACGTCATCCGCACTTCGGGCGGGAACGTGGAGAAGGTCGATGTCTGGGGCAAGCGCCGGTTGTCGTTCGAGATCAACAAGTCCCCTGAGGGGATTTACGCGGTCATCGACATCAACAGCACGCCGGACGCGGTCAAGGAGCTCGACCGCCAGCTGGGCCTGCAGGACACCGTCCTGCGCACCAAGGTCCTGCGCCGCGACCCCGCCAAGTTCGCCAAGGCCGCCGCGAAGGCTGCTGCCAAGGCGTCCAAGGGCCCCAAGGCCTGA
- a CDS encoding LLM class flavin-dependent oxidoreductase produces the protein MRAGVVVTAQPGVADLAVLAEELGLHSFWVNDTPMVHGDPFVALALCAKATSRIKLGIGVTSPALRSAPATASGFASLNALAPGRIVCGVGTGNTARRTLGMPPTTVAALEEFTAAVQDLCAGGSTGYREGDRVRDVRFLHAGAQVNTADPIEFVVAALGPKAAAVAGRRGTGLISFGLLDPAAWRALHDARRRAAQDPGSPRDSYLVTALHVLGEDEDPHGDAARDATGHLVLSLLAFAADAPSFAEQLGPEERAAVRRLLDRRGTTATAPDRHTKLYPGYLGRIAPQDRDLVLPSLMNMLALVGTRDDLRARITTLGQAGIDELLIQPVVDPPTEMARLAELLA, from the coding sequence ATGCGCGCAGGCGTCGTGGTCACGGCACAGCCCGGGGTGGCGGACCTCGCCGTGCTGGCCGAGGAGCTGGGGCTGCACAGTTTTTGGGTCAACGACACCCCGATGGTCCACGGCGACCCCTTTGTCGCGCTCGCACTGTGCGCGAAGGCCACCAGCCGGATCAAGCTCGGCATCGGCGTGACCTCACCGGCGCTGCGGTCGGCTCCGGCCACCGCGAGCGGGTTCGCCAGCCTCAACGCGCTGGCGCCGGGCCGGATCGTCTGCGGGGTCGGCACCGGGAACACCGCCCGGCGCACCCTGGGTATGCCGCCGACTACGGTGGCCGCGCTCGAGGAGTTCACCGCCGCGGTGCAGGACCTGTGCGCCGGGGGCTCGACCGGGTACCGCGAAGGTGACCGGGTTCGCGACGTCCGGTTCCTGCACGCCGGGGCGCAGGTGAACACCGCCGATCCGATCGAGTTCGTGGTGGCCGCGCTCGGGCCGAAGGCCGCCGCCGTGGCCGGTCGCCGCGGCACCGGCCTGATCTCCTTCGGCCTGTTGGACCCCGCCGCCTGGCGCGCGCTGCACGACGCCCGCCGCCGCGCCGCCCAAGACCCCGGCTCTCCCAGGGATTCCTACCTGGTCACCGCGCTGCACGTGCTCGGCGAGGACGAGGACCCCCACGGCGACGCGGCCCGCGACGCGACCGGCCACCTCGTGCTGTCGCTGCTGGCCTTCGCCGCCGACGCACCCTCCTTCGCCGAGCAGCTCGGCCCGGAGGAACGGGCAGCGGTGCGGCGACTGCTCGACCGGCGGGGCACCACCGCCACCGCGCCGGACCGGCACACCAAGCTCTACCCCGGCTACCTCGGCCGCATCGCGCCGCAGGACCGCGACCTGGTCCTGCCCTCGCTGATGAACATGCTGGCCCTGGTCGGCACCCGGGACGACCTCCGCGCCCGCATCACCACCCTGGGCCAGGCCGGTATCGACGAGCTGCTCATCCAGCCGGTGGTCGACCCTCCCACCGAGATGGCCCGGCTCGCCGAGCTCCTCGCCTGA
- a CDS encoding DUF4097 family beta strand repeat-containing protein — protein sequence MPTFQTPEPVSVELELGVGSVRITASDRTDTAVEVRPRNAADASDVRAAQRVRVECADGVLRVIGPKAGPFDFSRKTRSVEVSIDLPSGSRFAGEVQAGDLRGTGLLGECRFKTGIGSVRVERTGALRVVTSAGQVSAAAVTGDADVRTGTGKIRLGEVEGTVVVRNSNGDTTIAAAAGQVRVRSANGDITVDRAGAGVEAKTSNGSIQLGEVIRGVVELDTAIGDLEIGLAEGTAARLAVTTKFGQVHNLLTSTTEPTAADETVELRAHTSIGGITIRRS from the coding sequence ATGCCTACTTTCCAGACGCCCGAACCGGTCTCCGTCGAGCTCGAACTCGGCGTCGGCAGCGTGCGGATCACCGCGAGCGACCGGACCGACACCGCGGTCGAGGTGCGCCCGCGCAACGCGGCCGACGCATCCGATGTCCGGGCCGCGCAACGGGTCCGCGTGGAATGTGCGGACGGCGTGCTCCGGGTCATCGGGCCGAAGGCAGGCCCGTTCGACTTCTCCCGCAAGACCAGGTCGGTGGAGGTGTCCATCGACCTGCCCAGCGGTTCCCGGTTCGCCGGTGAGGTGCAGGCCGGAGACCTGCGTGGCACGGGCCTGCTCGGCGAGTGCCGGTTCAAGACCGGTATCGGCAGCGTGCGGGTGGAGCGGACCGGCGCGTTGCGGGTGGTCACCTCGGCCGGTCAGGTCTCGGCGGCCGCGGTGACCGGCGACGCCGACGTCCGCACCGGCACCGGGAAGATCCGCCTCGGCGAGGTCGAGGGCACCGTGGTGGTCCGGAACTCCAACGGCGACACCACGATCGCCGCCGCGGCCGGCCAGGTGCGGGTGCGCTCGGCGAACGGGGACATCACCGTGGACCGGGCAGGCGCGGGCGTCGAGGCGAAGACCTCCAACGGCAGCATCCAGCTCGGCGAGGTGATCCGCGGCGTGGTGGAGCTCGACACCGCGATCGGCGACCTGGAGATCGGCCTGGCCGAGGGCACCGCCGCGCGGCTCGCCGTGACCACCAAGTTCGGCCAGGTGCACAACCTGCTGACCAGCACCACCGAGCCCACGGCCGCCGACGAGACCGTCGAGCTGCGCGCGCACACCTCCATCGGCGGCATCACCATCCGCCGCTCCTGA
- a CDS encoding deoxyribonuclease IV, whose translation MRIGAHVADDNPLGSAQDRGAEVVQFFLSNPQSWESPKPHPQAEALREAGISVFVHSPYVINVASLNNRIRIPSRKSVVQQAEAAKASGALGLVVHGGHVTKGDDPADGIANWRKLFERQAEAGGFAVPVLIENTAGGDNAMARKFDMLARLWDAVGEFGAGFCLDTCHAHAAGEDLVGIVERVKGITGRIDLVHLNNSRDEFGSARDRHANIGTGTIDPAVLAAVVNTAQAPVVVETPGDGQAGDIAYLRAQLPA comes from the coding sequence ATGCGCATCGGGGCACACGTCGCCGACGACAACCCGCTCGGCTCGGCGCAGGACCGCGGCGCCGAGGTCGTCCAGTTCTTCCTGTCCAACCCGCAGAGCTGGGAGTCACCCAAGCCGCACCCGCAGGCCGAGGCCCTGCGGGAGGCCGGGATCTCGGTCTTCGTGCACTCGCCGTACGTGATCAACGTGGCGTCGCTGAACAACCGGATCCGCATCCCCTCGCGCAAGTCGGTGGTGCAGCAGGCCGAGGCGGCCAAGGCTTCCGGCGCGCTCGGCCTGGTGGTGCACGGCGGGCACGTGACCAAGGGCGATGACCCGGCTGACGGCATCGCGAACTGGCGCAAGCTGTTCGAGCGGCAGGCCGAAGCAGGCGGGTTCGCGGTGCCGGTGCTGATCGAGAACACCGCGGGCGGCGACAACGCGATGGCCCGCAAGTTCGACATGCTGGCCAGGCTGTGGGACGCCGTCGGCGAGTTCGGCGCGGGCTTCTGCCTGGACACCTGCCACGCGCACGCCGCGGGCGAGGACCTGGTCGGCATCGTGGAGCGGGTCAAGGGGATCACCGGCCGGATCGACCTGGTGCACCTGAACAACTCCAGGGACGAGTTCGGCTCCGCGCGGGACCGGCACGCCAACATCGGCACCGGCACCATCGACCCGGCCGTGCTGGCCGCGGTGGTCAACACCGCGCAGGCGCCGGTGGTAGTGGAGACACCAGGCGACGGGCAGGCCGGCGACATCGCCTACCTGCGTGCCCAGCTACCCGCGTGA